A stretch of the Solanum dulcamara chromosome 6, daSolDulc1.2, whole genome shotgun sequence genome encodes the following:
- the LOC129891441 gene encoding probable anion transporter 6, chloroplastic, with protein sequence MAKLTVRAENSSLCHFPYYGNHKVSIFNSSLRPQRLNLLAHKHILKLRVSCSITERQKEEAAEKQRIVKGLKVNGELGKNGGLVSISGDELGEAGNGDKEVGFEWGWPPWKNLPQRYKLIGTTSLAFVICNMDKVNLSVAIIPMSHQFGWNSSVAGLVQSSFFWGYALSQLPGGWLSKIFGGSRVLEVGVLVWSLATMLVPYLAGFMPALIFSRILVGIGEGVSPSAATDLIARTIPLEERSRAVSFVFGGLSFGSVTGLLLAPPLIQNYGWESVFYLFGFLGIAWFSGFQLVKEDRPWSFTEPMSWPPSFSRNKSLGSSLGELGTSLKEVPWKAFFRSKAVWAMIYTHFCGSWGHYTCLSWLPTYFSEELNLNLTEAAWVSVGPPLASILVTGIASQFADSLISKGVDTSLVRKICQTIAFLSPATCMILSSLDFGLPPWEVVTILTGGLALSSFALSGLYCTHQDISPEYASILLGITNTVGAVPGIVGVALTGYLLDSTHSWSISLFAPSIFFYLTGTIVWLAFASSKPQSFSEGD encoded by the exons ATGGCTAAACTCACAGTAAGAGCAGAAAACAGTAGTTTATGCCATTTCCCCTACTATGGAAACCATAAAGTTTCAATCTTTAACAGTTCTTTAAGACCCCAAAGGTTGAATCTTTTAGCCCATAAGCATATTTTGAAGTTGAGAGTTTCTTGTAGCATCACAGAGAGACAAAAAGAAGAAGCTGCAGAAAAGCAGAGAATAGTTAAAGGGTTGAAAGTGAATGGTGAGTTGGGGAAGAATGGGGGATTGGTTTCAATTTCTGGGGATGAATTGGGAGAAGCTGGAAATGGGGATAAAGAAGTTGGTTTTGAATGGGGTTGGCCACCATGGAAGAATTTACCTCAGAGATATAAGCTTATTGGAACTACTTCTCTTGCCTTTGTTATATGTAACATGGATAAG GTCAATTTGAGTGTTGCCATTATTCCAATGTCACATCAATTCGGGTGGAATTCATCAGTAGCTGGTTTGGTTCAGTCATCTTTCTTTTGGGGTTATGCATTAAGTCAATTGCCAGGCGGGTGGCTTTCGAAGATATTTGGTGGGAG TCGAGTTCTTGAAGTTGGAGTATTAGTCTGGTCTCTGGCAACAATGTTAGTTCCCTATCTTGCAGGGTTTATGCCTGCACTCATCTTTTCAAGGATCTTG GTTGGTATAGGAGAAGGAGTTTCACCATCAGCTGCCACTGACTTGATTGCCAG GACAATACCGTTGGAGGAACGTTCTCGGGCAGTATCATTTGTTTTTGGTGGCTTGAGTTTTGGAAGTGTTACTGG ACTTCTTTTGGCTCCTCCACTGATCCAGAACTATGGGTGGGAGTCTGTATTTTACCTGTTTGGTTTTCTAGGCATAGCTTG GTTTTCGGGATTTCAATTGGTTAAAGAAGATCGGCCCTGGTCTTTCACAGAACCCATGTCTT GGCCACCGtctttttctagaaataaatCATTGGGTTCTTCATTGGGAGAGTTGGGCACCTCTCTAAAG GAGGTACCATGGAAGGCATTTTTTAGAAGCAAGGCTGTATGGGCGATGATATATACACATTTCTGTGGGAGTTGGGGCCATTATACTTGCTTATCTTGGCTTCCCACCTATTTCAG TGAGGAGCTGAACCTTAATCTGACAGAAGCAGCATGG GTCTCAGTTGGCCCTCCATTAGCTTCAATTCTTGTTACCGGCATTGCATCACAATTTGCCGATAGCTTGATTTCCAAAGGAGTTGATACATCACTG GTGAGAAAAATTTGTCAAACAATAGCCTTTTTATCGCCGGCTACCTGTATGATTCTTTCTTCTTTGGACTTTGGTTTGCCTCCGTGGGAAGTAGTAACAATCCTCACCGGTGGTTTAGCCTTATCAAGTTTTGCTTTATCAG GCCTATATTGCACCCATCAAGACATCTCACCTGAATATGCAAGCATTCTTCTG GGCATTACCAACACTGTTGGAGCAGTTCCTGGAATTGTAGGCGTCGCTCTGACTGGTTATCTTCTTGATTCAACTCACTCATGGAGT ATTTCTTTGTTTGCACCATCGATTTTCTTCTACCTTACTGGAACAATCGTGTGGCTGGCATTCGCGAGCAGTAAGCCACAGAGCTTCTCAGAGGGAGATTGA